A single Xylella taiwanensis DNA region contains:
- a CDS encoding Blp family class II bacteriocin codes for MRELTFEEAVEVDGQGWTSAFLTGASAGGYAGGLIGNVPGAVVGTVVGGITGVILNLF; via the coding sequence ATGAGAGAGTTAACGTTTGAAGAAGCTGTAGAAGTGGATGGTCAGGGCTGGACTTCGGCCTTCTTGACCGGTGCCTCAGCTGGTGGGTATGCCGGTGGTCTTATTGGCAATGTACCAGGCGCTGTTGTAGGTACAGTGGTTGGTGGCATCACCGGTGTTATTCTGAATTTGTTCTAA
- the crp gene encoding cAMP-activated global transcriptional regulator CRP: MTIGNTTSVTTVRNATPPLALDNAAIERFLAHSHRRRYPNRTDVFRPGDPAGTLYYVISGSISIIAEEDNHRELVLGYFGAGEFVGEMGLFIESDAREVILRTRTQCELAEVSYERLHQLLQGSLVSDAPRILYAIGMQLSKRLLLTTRKASRLAFLDVGDRILRTLHDLARDPEAMSHPQGTQLRVSRQELARLVGCSREMAGRVLKKLQADGLLHARGKTVVLYGTR; this comes from the coding sequence ATGACTATAGGGAACACTACGAGTGTGACAACGGTACGTAACGCTACTCCGCCTTTAGCTCTCGACAATGCGGCGATCGAGCGCTTCTTGGCTCACAGTCATCGACGCCGCTACCCCAACCGAACGGATGTGTTCCGCCCGGGTGACCCTGCTGGAACGCTTTACTACGTCATCAGTGGGTCGATCAGTATCATTGCGGAGGAAGACAATCATCGAGAGTTGGTCCTTGGCTATTTCGGAGCAGGCGAGTTTGTGGGTGAGATGGGTTTGTTCATTGAATCGGATGCTCGTGAAGTCATCTTGCGTACCCGGACTCAGTGTGAATTGGCTGAGGTGAGTTATGAGCGTTTGCACCAACTGTTGCAGGGAAGCCTAGTGAGTGATGCGCCGCGGATTTTGTATGCGATAGGCATGCAATTGTCCAAGCGTTTATTGCTTACTACTCGCAAGGCCAGTCGTCTGGCCTTCTTGGATGTGGGCGATCGGATCTTGCGCACCTTACATGATCTGGCTCGCGATCCGGAGGCAATGAGTCATCCTCAGGGGACTCAGTTGCGGGTATCACGCCAGGAACTGGCGCGTCTGGTTGGGTGCTCGCGTGAGATGGCTGGACGTGTGCTGAAGAAGTTGCAAGCGGATGGGCTGTTGCATGCGCGTGGCAAAACCGTCGTTCTGTACGGAACGCGCTGA